A stretch of the Corynebacterium maris DSM 45190 genome encodes the following:
- a CDS encoding DUF3046 domain-containing protein, protein MRLTEFHRLITDEFGEQEGKWIAHSHVLAGLGGTAEELIERGVDPRKVWEGLCEDFDVPEGRRLGVDRPGF, encoded by the coding sequence ATGCGCCTAACGGAGTTTCATCGACTGATCACAGACGAGTTCGGCGAGCAGGAGGGCAAGTGGATCGCCCACTCCCACGTGCTTGCGGGGCTGGGCGGCACCGCCGAGGAGCTCATCGAACGCGGCGTCGACCCGCGGAAAGTGTGGGAGGGGCTCTGTGAGGATTTCGACGTCCCCGAGGGGCGGCGCCTGGGGGTCGACCGACCCGGGTTCTGA
- a CDS encoding helix-turn-helix domain-containing protein produces the protein MTTKTALRYTQLAAPTATVTPKSQMLLREAMGMSLRAYRADKGMTLRDLAEHARVSPGYLSELERGRKEVSSELLASVCHALDASVADVLIEAASIMTMPSVDEEMASTAPAAAE, from the coding sequence ATGACGACTAAAACCGCACTGCGATACACACAACTCGCCGCGCCGACTGCCACCGTTACACCTAAGTCCCAGATGCTGCTGCGCGAGGCAATGGGCATGTCTCTGCGCGCCTATCGCGCCGACAAAGGAATGACCCTCCGCGACCTCGCGGAACACGCCCGAGTGTCCCCGGGGTATCTCTCGGAGCTGGAGCGGGGCCGTAAGGAAGTGTCCTCCGAGCTACTGGCTTCCGTGTGTCACGCGCTCGACGCCTCGGTGGCTGACGTCCTCATCGAGGCCGCCAGCATCATGACGATGCCGAGCGTGGACGAGGAGATGGCCAGCACCGCTCCCGCCGCGGCGGAGTAA
- a CDS encoding PspA/IM30 family protein: MANPFVKAWKYLMALFDSKIEENADPKVQIQQAIEDAQRQHQELSQQAAAVIGNQRQLEMQLNRQLGEIEKLQANTRQALQLAEKARAEGDQQKAVEYENAAEAFAAQLVTAEQGVEDTKQLHDQSLQQADQAKKAVERNSMALQQKVNERTKLLSQLEQAKMQEKVSESLQSMNSITSGSTPNLDQVRDKIEKRYANALGEAELAQNSVQGRMAEVESAGVQMAGHSRLEQIRAEMANESLGSGGSASNQAITSGNQSSGTTPADDAVQQRMRELRGEA, from the coding sequence ATGGCTAACCCCTTTGTCAAGGCTTGGAAGTACCTCATGGCTCTCTTCGACAGCAAGATCGAAGAAAACGCCGATCCGAAGGTGCAGATCCAGCAGGCGATCGAGGACGCGCAGCGTCAGCACCAGGAGCTCTCGCAGCAGGCCGCCGCAGTCATCGGCAACCAGCGTCAGCTGGAGATGCAGCTGAACCGCCAGCTGGGCGAGATCGAGAAGCTGCAGGCGAACACCCGCCAGGCGTTGCAGCTCGCCGAGAAAGCCCGAGCCGAGGGGGACCAGCAGAAGGCCGTCGAGTACGAGAACGCCGCGGAGGCTTTCGCCGCCCAGCTGGTCACCGCGGAGCAGGGCGTCGAGGACACCAAGCAGCTCCACGACCAGTCCCTGCAGCAGGCGGATCAGGCGAAGAAGGCCGTCGAGCGTAACTCCATGGCACTGCAGCAGAAGGTCAACGAGCGCACCAAGCTGCTGTCGCAGCTGGAGCAGGCCAAGATGCAGGAGAAGGTCTCCGAGTCCCTGCAGTCGATGAACTCGATCACCTCCGGCTCCACCCCGAACTTGGATCAGGTGCGCGACAAGATCGAGAAGCGCTACGCCAACGCCCTCGGCGAGGCGGAGCTGGCGCAGAACTCCGTCCAAGGCCGGATGGCCGAGGTGGAGTCCGCCGGCGTGCAGATGGCCGGCCACTCCCGCCTCGAGCAGATCCGCGCCGAGATGGCCAACGAATCCCTCGGTTCCGGTGGCAGCGCCTCGAACCAGGCCATCACCTCAGGCAACCAGTCCTCCGGCACGACCCCGGCGGACGACGCCGTTCAGCAGCGGATGCGCGAATTGCGCGGCGAAGCCTAA
- a CDS encoding energy-coupling factor transporter transmembrane component T family protein produces the protein MIRGLPMGVYVPGSTVLHRINPGIKFLGLIFFIILVAFFANDLPRATAALTVVVLGYGLARIPLRTAAGQVLPVLPVLLALGAFHWWQNDLASAAAMVIGLSASVAAAALLTLTTAIAELMDALEHGLRPLARLGVPVDTVSLAISLTIRLIPLLLHTVHEVLQARKARGAGGSLMAFGTPVVIRSITRARALGEALMARGVGD, from the coding sequence ATGATTCGCGGCTTGCCGATGGGCGTCTACGTTCCCGGTTCCACCGTCCTGCACCGAATTAACCCGGGAATCAAGTTTCTGGGATTGATTTTCTTCATTATTCTCGTCGCCTTTTTTGCGAATGATCTGCCGCGCGCCACCGCCGCACTGACCGTGGTGGTGCTGGGGTACGGCCTCGCCCGCATCCCGCTCCGAACTGCCGCGGGTCAGGTCTTGCCGGTCCTTCCGGTGCTACTGGCGCTGGGCGCCTTCCACTGGTGGCAGAACGATCTCGCCTCTGCCGCGGCCATGGTGATCGGGTTGAGCGCCTCCGTCGCGGCGGCCGCGTTGCTGACGTTGACCACCGCCATCGCCGAACTCATGGATGCGCTGGAGCACGGGCTGCGTCCGTTGGCGCGCCTCGGTGTGCCCGTGGACACCGTCTCCCTGGCGATCTCGTTGACCATCCGGCTGATTCCCCTGCTCCTGCACACGGTGCACGAAGTCCTGCAGGCCCGCAAAGCCCGAGGGGCGGGTGGCTCGTTGATGGCCTTCGGCACCCCGGTGGTCATCCGGTCCATCACCCGGGCCCGCGCACTCGGTGAAGCGCTCATGGCCCGAGGCGTCGGCGACTGA
- the recA gene encoding recombinase RecA, with protein sequence MAKKSAKTQTAGGDRTKALDAAMAMIEKDYGKGAVMRLGDEDRPPIQAISSGNTAIDVALGIGGFPRGRVVEVYGPESSGKTTVALHAIASAQRDGGIAAFIDAEHALDPDYAKKLGVDTDNLLVSQPDTGEQALEIADMLVRSGAIDIIVIDSVAALTPKAEIEGEMGDSHVGLQARLMSQALRKMTGALYNSGTTAIFINQLREKIGVMFGSPETTTGGKALKFYSSVRLDVRRIQTLKDGQDAIGNRTRVKVVKNKVSPPFKIAEFDIMYGEGISRESSVIDLGVENGIVKKSGSWFTYDGDQLGQGKEKSRLFLKDNPDLADEIEKKIFTKLGIGEFAAEESADDPALSVPGIEGEEGLSDDPVDMVPNVDFDDEDDDK encoded by the coding sequence ATGGCAAAGAAGAGCGCGAAGACGCAGACCGCCGGCGGGGACCGGACGAAGGCACTCGACGCCGCAATGGCGATGATCGAGAAGGACTACGGCAAGGGCGCCGTCATGCGCCTGGGAGATGAGGATCGCCCGCCGATCCAGGCCATCTCCTCCGGCAACACCGCCATCGACGTCGCCCTAGGCATCGGCGGTTTCCCCCGTGGTCGTGTCGTGGAGGTCTACGGGCCGGAGTCCTCGGGCAAGACGACGGTGGCGCTCCACGCCATCGCCTCCGCCCAGAGGGACGGCGGCATCGCCGCCTTCATCGACGCCGAGCATGCCCTGGACCCCGACTACGCCAAGAAACTGGGCGTGGACACCGACAACCTGCTGGTCTCTCAGCCGGACACAGGTGAGCAGGCCTTGGAGATCGCCGACATGCTGGTGCGCTCCGGGGCGATTGACATCATCGTCATCGACTCCGTCGCGGCCCTGACCCCGAAGGCCGAGATCGAAGGCGAGATGGGCGACAGCCACGTCGGCCTGCAGGCTCGCCTGATGTCGCAGGCCCTGCGCAAGATGACCGGCGCGCTGTACAACTCCGGCACGACCGCGATCTTCATCAACCAGCTGCGCGAGAAGATCGGCGTCATGTTCGGCTCGCCGGAGACCACCACGGGCGGTAAGGCGCTGAAGTTCTACTCCTCCGTGCGCCTCGACGTCCGCCGCATCCAGACTCTCAAGGACGGTCAAGACGCCATCGGCAACCGCACCCGCGTCAAGGTGGTCAAGAACAAGGTGTCCCCGCCGTTCAAGATCGCAGAGTTCGACATCATGTATGGCGAGGGCATCTCGCGGGAATCCTCCGTCATTGACTTGGGCGTGGAGAACGGCATTGTCAAGAAGTCCGGCTCCTGGTTCACTTACGACGGTGACCAGCTGGGGCAGGGCAAGGAGAAGTCCCGGTTGTTCCTCAAGGACAACCCCGACCTGGCGGATGAGATCGAAAAGAAGATCTTCACCAAACTGGGCATCGGTGAGTTCGCCGCGGAAGAGTCCGCGGATGACCCGGCCCTGTCCGTGCCCGGGATCGAGGGCGAGGAAGGCCTGAGCGACGATCCGGTGGACATGGTTCCGAACGTCGACTTCGACGACGAGGACGATGACAAGTAA
- a CDS encoding CinA family protein, with protein MSTAQRVVAGLTRRAESLSTCESLTAGLLAAAVADVPGASAVLRGGLVTYATDLKAKLAGVDERILAEYGPVSEETAAAMAAGARETCGSDWALALTGVAGPEGQDGHPVGEVFIGLARPDGSVVVRRAGRDGHMRYAWSAHEDKQMAVLVGDRGQIRAWAVESALELIHGELGYLAE; from the coding sequence ATGTCGACGGCGCAGCGTGTCGTCGCCGGGTTGACCCGGCGGGCAGAGAGCTTGTCGACGTGTGAGTCACTCACCGCCGGGCTACTCGCCGCCGCCGTCGCCGACGTTCCCGGAGCCTCCGCCGTGCTGCGCGGCGGGCTGGTGACGTATGCGACGGACCTGAAGGCGAAGTTGGCGGGCGTCGATGAGCGGATCCTGGCCGAATACGGGCCGGTATCGGAGGAGACCGCGGCGGCGATGGCCGCCGGGGCACGCGAGACGTGCGGCTCCGATTGGGCGCTCGCGCTGACCGGGGTGGCGGGCCCGGAGGGCCAGGACGGGCACCCGGTCGGTGAGGTGTTCATCGGCCTGGCCCGCCCGGACGGCTCCGTCGTGGTTCGTCGCGCCGGACGGGACGGGCACATGCGCTACGCCTGGTCAGCACATGAGGACAAACAGATGGCCGTGCTGGTGGGGGACCGTGGCCAAATCAGGGCGTGGGCGGTCGAGTCCGCCCTTGAATTGATACATGGCGAACTGGGGTACCTCGCGGAGTAG
- a CDS encoding energy-coupling factor ABC transporter ATP-binding protein, translating into MTTIEFRSVCLDVDSAGDDSATILGPVDLTLSEHRIGVIGANGSGKSTLARLINGLAEPTSGEVLVDGKSVARHGREIRRRVGFVFSDADSQIVMPQVRDDIDFSLRRLKLPKAERSARVDAALARFGLTEHAQDSPHTLSGGQKQLLALAAVLVLEPDLVIADEPTTLLDLRNRTRIAREFAALAQQLIVVTHDLELLADFDRVICLDDARVVADGRPDEVIDFYVSRMAAQP; encoded by the coding sequence GTGACCACCATTGAATTTCGTTCCGTGTGCCTGGACGTCGACTCCGCGGGAGACGATTCCGCCACCATCCTCGGCCCCGTCGACCTGACCTTGAGCGAGCACCGAATCGGCGTCATCGGCGCCAACGGATCAGGCAAGTCCACCTTGGCGCGCCTGATCAACGGACTGGCGGAACCGACGTCCGGTGAGGTGCTCGTCGACGGCAAGTCCGTCGCCCGGCACGGCCGTGAGATCCGCCGCCGCGTGGGGTTCGTGTTCTCCGACGCAGACAGCCAAATCGTCATGCCCCAGGTACGCGACGACATCGACTTCTCCTTACGCCGCTTGAAATTGCCGAAGGCCGAACGCTCTGCCCGGGTCGACGCCGCCCTCGCCCGCTTCGGACTCACGGAACACGCCCAAGACTCCCCGCACACCCTCTCCGGCGGCCAAAAGCAGTTGCTGGCCCTCGCGGCGGTGCTGGTGCTGGAACCGGATCTGGTCATCGCCGATGAGCCCACGACACTGCTAGATTTGCGCAACCGCACCCGCATCGCCCGCGAGTTCGCGGCCCTGGCACAACAGCTGATCGTCGTCACCCACGACCTGGAGCTGCTGGCTGATTTCGACCGGGTCATCTGCCTCGACGACGCCCGGGTCGTCGCCGACGGCCGGCCCGACGAGGTCATCGACTTCTACGTCTCGCGGATGGCGGCCCAGCCATGA
- a CDS encoding biotin transporter BioY, which translates to MTTTVSNVGSRRTTADLAYVAVFAALIIALAFVAIPLGAAGVPIVLQNAAVVLAGLVLGPRRAGLAVLLFLVIGLIGLPVLAGGRTTLAALAGPTVGYLAGYLASAVVVGAVAYRAPARRRRAQLGWFSLAAALGLLVQYACGILGLMWRADLDLGAATISQAPFLVPDTLKFAAMVAIALAIHVAFPDLLSRKRR; encoded by the coding sequence ATGACCACCACCGTCTCGAACGTCGGGTCCCGTCGCACGACCGCGGATCTCGCTTATGTCGCCGTCTTTGCGGCACTGATCATCGCGCTGGCCTTCGTCGCCATTCCGCTCGGCGCCGCCGGTGTGCCCATCGTCTTACAAAACGCCGCCGTCGTCCTCGCTGGCCTGGTGCTGGGCCCCCGTCGGGCGGGGCTGGCGGTTCTGCTGTTCCTGGTGATCGGGCTGATCGGCCTGCCGGTGCTCGCCGGCGGCCGCACCACGCTCGCGGCCCTGGCCGGCCCGACAGTCGGTTACCTGGCGGGATACCTGGCCTCAGCAGTGGTCGTCGGCGCCGTCGCCTACCGCGCCCCTGCCCGACGCCGCCGCGCCCAGCTCGGCTGGTTCTCGCTGGCCGCAGCCCTTGGCCTGCTGGTCCAGTACGCATGCGGGATCCTCGGCCTGATGTGGCGCGCGGACCTCGACCTCGGCGCCGCAACCATCTCCCAGGCGCCGTTCCTGGTGCCGGACACCCTCAAATTTGCCGCCATGGTCGCCATCGCCCTAGCCATCCACGTGGCGTTTCCTGACCTGTTGTCCCGGAAGCGTCGTTAA
- a CDS encoding TerC family protein: MSVPLWIWVLTSVVILGFFIFDFVSNARTPHEPTLKESTWWSLFYVGLALLFGVFVWVLWDAEHGLQYYTGYVTEKALSVDNLFVFALIFAAFKIPRRYQQKVLLIGIMMALFFRLIFILLGASLIAAWSDVFYIFAAFLLVMGVKTIVDEARDAEQTDPKDMRVIKWLGKVIPISDSYKRDNLWYRDKGKLIFTPLFIALVAIGLIDVVFALDSIPAIYGITSEAYLVFTTNAFSLMGLRQLYFLLDGLLDRIVYLAYGLGAILAFIGVKLLLHALHENNLPFINGGEDVSVPEVGTLTSLVVIVGILVVTVLLSLWKDARDRARGMVSKDKNLKTDYDDHGNKHYVDKDGYMIDEDGNELDWDGNVLTEKGGDPSAGHYH; this comes from the coding sequence ATGAGTGTTCCGCTATGGATTTGGGTGCTCACCAGCGTGGTGATCCTCGGCTTCTTCATCTTCGACTTTGTGTCGAACGCGCGCACCCCGCACGAACCCACCCTGAAGGAATCGACCTGGTGGTCGCTCTTCTACGTGGGTCTGGCCCTGCTGTTCGGCGTCTTCGTCTGGGTGCTCTGGGACGCGGAGCACGGGCTGCAGTACTACACGGGCTACGTGACCGAAAAGGCCCTCAGCGTCGACAACCTCTTTGTCTTCGCGCTGATTTTTGCGGCGTTCAAGATTCCCCGTCGCTACCAGCAAAAAGTGCTGCTGATCGGCATCATGATGGCCCTGTTCTTCCGCCTGATCTTCATTCTGCTGGGTGCGTCGCTGATTGCGGCCTGGTCTGACGTCTTCTACATCTTCGCGGCTTTCCTGTTGGTCATGGGCGTCAAGACGATCGTCGACGAAGCCCGCGACGCCGAGCAGACGGACCCGAAGGACATGCGGGTGATCAAGTGGCTGGGCAAGGTCATCCCGATCTCGGACAGCTACAAGCGTGACAACCTGTGGTACCGGGACAAGGGCAAGTTGATCTTCACGCCGCTGTTCATCGCGCTGGTGGCCATCGGCCTGATCGACGTGGTCTTCGCACTGGACTCCATCCCGGCGATCTACGGCATCACGTCTGAGGCGTACCTGGTGTTCACCACCAACGCCTTCTCCTTGATGGGGCTGCGCCAGCTGTACTTCCTTTTGGACGGGCTGCTCGACCGCATCGTCTACTTGGCCTACGGCCTTGGCGCCATCCTGGCGTTCATCGGAGTGAAGCTGCTGTTGCACGCCCTGCACGAGAACAACCTGCCGTTCATCAACGGTGGCGAGGACGTTTCGGTCCCCGAGGTCGGCACGCTGACCTCGCTCGTGGTGATCGTCGGGATCTTGGTGGTCACGGTGCTGCTGTCGCTGTGGAAGGACGCCCGCGACCGCGCCCGCGGCATGGTGTCGAAGGACAAGAACCTCAAGACCGACTACGACGACCACGGCAACAAGCATTACGTGGACAAGGACGGTTACATGATCGACGAGGACGGCAACGAACTCGACTGGGACGGCAACGTGCTGACGGAAAAGGGCGGGGATCCTTCCGCAGGCCATTACCACTAG
- a CDS encoding YciI family protein encodes MTNYFAVHYTYADGDQDIVRLRPAHREFLGSLKDQGKLVASGPYNDGHGSALILLQLGEHDGYHDAVELMDQDPFHQEGVLAGRRIRQWNPVINIFPSNS; translated from the coding sequence ATGACGAACTACTTTGCAGTCCACTACACCTACGCCGACGGCGACCAGGACATCGTTCGCTTACGTCCGGCCCACCGCGAATTCCTGGGCTCGCTCAAAGACCAAGGGAAACTGGTCGCCTCCGGACCGTACAACGACGGCCACGGATCCGCGCTGATTTTGCTCCAGCTGGGTGAACACGACGGTTACCACGACGCCGTAGAACTCATGGATCAGGACCCGTTCCATCAGGAAGGGGTGCTGGCGGGCCGCCGGATCCGCCAGTGGAACCCGGTGATCAACATTTTCCCGTCGAACTCTTAA
- the pgsA gene encoding CDP-diacylglycerol--glycerol-3-phosphate 3-phosphatidyltransferase: protein MNAESTRSGSSYFKENFNLPNVLTSLRILFIPLFAFLVLRGDDEHLGWMWAAFGLFAALMITDKLDGDIARARNLVTDFGKIADPIADKALMTTALVCLNAIGVLPVWVTVVIVLREFGITLWRMWMLRRGKVMPASKGGKLKTVLQTLAVGLYLCPLPEWMDTPTFIVMLAAVAVTVVTGVQYLWDARVLERRERN, encoded by the coding sequence GTGAATGCAGAATCGACGCGCTCCGGCAGCTCCTACTTTAAGGAGAATTTTAACCTGCCCAATGTGCTGACCAGCCTGCGCATTCTGTTTATCCCGCTGTTCGCTTTTCTGGTGCTCCGCGGGGACGACGAGCATCTCGGCTGGATGTGGGCTGCCTTCGGGCTGTTCGCGGCGCTGATGATCACGGACAAACTCGACGGCGACATCGCCCGCGCCCGCAACCTGGTCACGGACTTCGGCAAGATCGCCGATCCGATCGCGGACAAGGCCTTGATGACGACGGCGTTGGTGTGCCTGAACGCCATCGGCGTGCTGCCGGTGTGGGTGACCGTGGTGATCGTGCTCCGTGAATTCGGCATCACTCTGTGGCGCATGTGGATGCTGCGCCGCGGCAAGGTGATGCCGGCGTCCAAGGGCGGCAAGCTCAAGACCGTGCTGCAGACCCTGGCCGTGGGCCTGTACCTGTGCCCGTTGCCGGAATGGATGGACACGCCCACGTTTATCGTCATGCTCGCCGCCGTGGCGGTCACGGTGGTCACCGGCGTGCAGTACTTGTGGGACGCCCGCGTCCTGGAGCGGCGGGAGCGGAACTGA
- the recX gene encoding recombination regulator RecX gives MTSNTPDPEKIAQLRESLAQYASGEGGGFFDREAEEAKAQVRKRALGLLDQRARSREELRGRLIDAEFDPGVVDEVLDDLQRSRLIDDATFAHEWVRQRHARRGKSARVLDRELREKGVDAALRADALEQIDQSDEEATARTFAEKKARAVKTAPVDRDDYNRQLRRVVGVLARRGFDGGMSMRLAREALDARIAELD, from the coding sequence ATGACAAGTAACACCCCCGACCCCGAGAAGATCGCCCAGCTCCGTGAGTCCCTGGCGCAGTACGCGTCTGGGGAGGGAGGTGGTTTCTTCGACCGCGAGGCGGAAGAGGCCAAGGCGCAGGTGCGCAAACGCGCCCTGGGACTGCTTGATCAGCGGGCACGCTCCCGGGAAGAGCTGCGAGGTCGGCTCATCGACGCGGAATTCGACCCGGGCGTCGTGGACGAGGTGCTCGATGATCTGCAGCGTTCCAGATTGATAGACGACGCGACCTTCGCCCACGAGTGGGTGCGTCAGCGACATGCCCGGCGGGGAAAATCCGCCCGGGTGCTCGACCGCGAATTGCGGGAAAAAGGGGTGGACGCAGCTCTTCGGGCGGACGCCCTGGAACAGATCGACCAGTCCGACGAAGAGGCCACTGCACGTACCTTTGCGGAAAAGAAGGCCCGAGCGGTGAAAACCGCCCCCGTCGACCGCGACGACTATAACCGGCAACTGCGCCGCGTGGTCGGGGTGCTCGCCCGCAGAGGATTCGACGGCGGCATGTCGATGCGCCTCGCCCGTGAGGCCCTCGACGCCAGGATCGCAGAGCTGGACTGA